In Streptomyces sp. NBC_00683, the DNA window CGACAGTTCCTGCCAGCGGAAGGCGCGCAGCTCGTCCGGGGACAGGGAGAGGATGTCGACGGGCTCGGCGCCCGGCCGGTGGTAGTGGACGTCGCCGCCGGTGATCACCCCGGGCGGGGAGAGCAGCCGGGTGACCGCGTAGGCGAGGGTGGACTTCCCGGATCCCGACTCGCCCGCCAGGCCGAGGACCTCGCCGCGGTGCAGGGTGAGGTCGATGTCGCGCAGCGCCTGCACGCCGCTCGATCCGGTGCCGTAGTCGACGTTCAGTCCGCTGATGGTGAGGATCGGCTCGCCGGTCATTCGCTCTGCTCCTTGGTGCGCGTGCCGGTGCGGGCGGCGTGGGTGCCGGTGCGGTCCGTACGGGCCACCGGGGTGAATCCGACCCGCATCTTGACCTTCCGCGAGGCGCCGGTCGCCGTACGCAGCCGCGGGTTGACGAACTCGTCGATGCCGAAGTTGATCAGGGCGAGGGCGGTGCCCAGGAGGGCGATGCACAGGCCGGCGGGGACGAACCACCACCAGGCGCCCTGGGCCAGGGCCTGGTTGGACTGGGCCCAGAAGAGCACGGTGCCCCAGTTCCAGTGGGAGATGTCGGCGACGCCGATGAAGGCGAGGGTGATCTCCGAGAGGATGGCGAAGATGACGGTGCCGACGAAGCCGGACGCGATGACGGCGGTCAGGTTGGGCATGATCTCGAAGAGGATGATCCGCCAGGTCGACTCGCCCGTGGCGCGGGCCGCCTCCACGTAGTCGCGCCGTCTGAGCGACAGGGTCTGCGCCCGCAGGATCCGCGAGCCCCAGGCCCACGAGGTGAGGGCGATCACGGAGGCGATGAGCAGGTCCCCGGTGTCGGGGACGAAGCTCGCGATGATGATGATCAGCGGCAGTCCGGGGATGACCAGGAAGATGTTGGAGAGCATCGAGAGGATCTCGTCGGCGGCCCCGCCGAGGAATCCGGCGCTGACCCCGATCAGTACGGACAGGGCGGTCGCGAGGATGCCGGCGATGAAGCCGACGACGAGGACGCCCCGGGTGCCGACGAGGATCTGCGAGAGGACGTCCTGCCCGGTCTGGGTGGTGCCGAACCAGTGGGCGGCGGACGGCGCCTGCAGGAGTTCGTCGCTCATCATGTCGGGGTCGTACGGGGCGAGCCAGGGCCCCGCGACGGCGAGGATCACGAAGAAGCCGAGGATCAGCAGCCCGGTGCGGGCCTTCCCGCCGCGCAGGAAGCGGAACCTGGCCCTGCTGGTGGGTGCGGCCGGGGCGGGCACCCCTTCGAGCACGGCGGTGTCGGTGGCGGTGACGGCCATCGTCAGGCCTCCTTACGGGTGCGCGGGTCGAGGAGGGCGTAGATCATGTCGGCCAGCAGGTTCGCGGCGAGCACCGAGAGCGTGATGATCAGGAAGACGCCCTGCATCAGCGGGTAGTCCTTGGCCCCGACGGCCAGGAAGAGCTGGTAGCCGATTCCGGGATAGGAGAAGACCATCTCGACCAGCAGCGTGCCGCCGACGATGAAGCCCAGGGAGAGGGCGAAGCCCGAGATGTTGGGCAGGATCGCGTTGCGGGCGGCGTAGCCGAACATCACGCGCCGCTCGGAGAGCCCCTTGGCCTGCGCCACCATGACGTAGTCCTCGGAGGAGACGGTGACCATCATGTTGCGCATGCCGAGGATCCAGCCGGCGATGGCGCTCAGCACGATCGTCACGCCGGGCAGCACCGCGTGGTAGAGCGCGCTGGAGATGAACGGCCAGTCGAAGGCCGGGACAAGGGAACTGTCGTACCCTCCGGCGGCCGGGAAGAGCGGCCACTTCACGGCGAACAGGGCGATGGCGATGAGGCCGAGCCAGAAGTACGGGATGGCGGAGATGAAGGTGGTGACGGGCAGCAGACCGTCGAGCCAGGAGCCGCGCCGCCAGCCGCTGTAGACGCCGATCCCGGTGCCGAGGAGGAAGCTGATCATCGTGGTGACGCCGACGAGCGCGAGCGTCCACGGCAGTGACTGGGAGATCACCTCGCCGACCGGCGTCGGGAAGAAGGTGAACGACAGGCCGAGGTCGCCGTCCAGGAGGTGCGACCAGTAGTCGGTGTACTGCTCCCAGATGGACTGGTTGTCGTCGAGGCCGAACAGTGCCTTCAGGGAGGCGATGGCACTCGTGTCGAGCTGGCCCTGGTAGCGGCTGATCAGCGCTTCGACGGGGTCACCCGGCATCAGGCGCGGGATCAGGAAGTTGATGGTGATGGCGGCCCACGCGGTGACGGCGTAGAAGGCGAGCCTCTGCAGCATGTACTTCACTTGCCGGCCCCCTGTGCGGTCGTTCCGTCGTACAGCCAGCAGGCGGCCCACTGGCCGTCCGCCAGGTCGAAGCGCGGCGGCAGCTCGGTGCGGCAGCGTTCCATGGCCTTGGGGCAGCGGGGGTGGAAGCGGCAGCCGTCCGGCGGGGCGATCAACGAGGGCGGCTCGCCGCTTCCGGTCTCTTCCTGCGCCTGCTCGTCGGCCACCCGGTCGGGGTCCGGCGCCGAGGCGATCAGCAGCTGCGTGTAGGGGTGCGCGGGGCGCTGGGTCACGGTCTCGCTGTCGCCGCCCTCGACGATCCGGCCCGCGTACATCACCAGCGTCGTGTCCGCGAAGTAGCGGGCGGAGGCGATGTCGTGGGTGATGTAGAGGATCGCGAGGTGCATGCGCTCCTTGAGGTCGCGCAGCAGGTTGAGGACGCCCAGCCGGATCGACACGTCGAGCATCGACACCGGCTCGTCGGCCAGCAGGACCTGAGGGTCGGCGCCGAGCGCGCGCGCGATCGCGACGCGCTGGCGCTGCCCTCCCGACAGCTCGTGCGGGAACTTCTCCAGGAACTGCTGCGGAGGGGTCAGCTGGACCCTCTCCAGCAGGGCGGCCAGGTTCTTCTCCAGGTCCACCTCCCCGTTCCCCGCCCGGCCGTGGATCTTCAGCGCCCGGGTGAGGTGGTAGCGCACGGTGTGCACGGGGTTCAGGGAGGCGAACGGGTCCTGGAATATCAGCTGGACCTGTTTGACGTAACTGCGGAAGGACCGGCCACGTCCCGCTTTCACGGCCTTGCCGCCCATGTGTATCTCGCCCTCGGTGAGCGGATACAGCTGAGCGAGCAGCCGTGCGACGGTGGACTTCCCGGAGCCGGACTCCCCCACCAGGGCCGTCACGGTGCCGCGCCGGAGCTTCAGCGAGACGTCGTCGACGGCGTGGACGGTGCGGCGTCTGCGGGCGAGGATGTCGCCGCCCGTACGCCGCACGGGGAAGTGCTTGGTGACTCCGCGTGCTTCGAGGACCACATCGGTCTCGGTGTGCACGTCGTGGGACTGTTCGGTGCTCATGGCCGGTTCTTCCCCGTACTTACTTGGCGGGCGTCAGGTTCAGCACGATCTCCAGCGCGGTCGGCTGGGTGTGCTGCGGCGGCGCGTAGGGAGAGGCTTCGGTGGGCCAGCCCACCCAGTTCTTGGTGGAGTACTCGGCACCGATGGGGGCCGCGGCCGTCGGGATGACCGGCGCCTCCTCGACCATGATCTTCTGAATGACGTTCAGGGCCTTGGTGCGGGTGGCGTCGTCCGTGGCGTTGGCGTACTCCTTGAGCGCGGCGGTGGCCTCGGGGCTCTTGAAGCGGCCGAAGTTGCCGAGCTGGGAGCTCTTGCCGATGGGCTGGAGGATCGCGCCGTCCATGATGTTCTGGTACAGGTCGTACGGGGTGGCGCCGCTGTTGGTCCAGTGCAGGGTGGCGTCGAAGTTCCCGGTGGCGACGTCGTTGCCCCAGGCCTCGGCGGTCTGCGTCTTGACCTTGGCCTCGATGCCGAGTTCCTTGATGCTGTCCTTGATGATCGACAGCCCGGTGATGTAGTCGTTCCAGCCGGCCGGGTCGGTGAAGGTCAGCTTCACGGGCTTGCCGCTCGGGTCCTTCAGGACTCCGCCGCTGAGCTTGAATCCCGCCTCGTCGAGGATCTTCTTGGCCCCGGCGACATCGGGCTTGGTGGTGGCGTCCTTGTACTCGGGCGCGAGGAACGACTCACCCGCGGGCAGCGGGATGCCGGTCGGGTTGGTGATCTCCGGGTAGAGCGTCGCCTGGGCCTGGACGTGGATCGCCCTGCGGTCGACGACCATGGCCATCGCCTTGCGGAGCGCCGGGTTGTCGAACGGCTTGCGGGCGGTGTTGAACCACAGGCCGTGGATGCCGAGCCCGGAGGGGAACCACAGCTTGTGGTTCTTGGGGTCCTTGGCCACGTACAGCTGCTTGTAGTTCGGCATGAAGACGAACGACCACTCGACCTTGCCGCCCGCGAGCGCCGTGGTCGCCGCGCTGTTGTCGTTGTACGCGGTGTAGCGCAGCTCCTTGACCTTCGTCTTGCCCTTCCAGTAGGTGGGCGTGGCGGTCAGGGTGGTGGTCTGCGGGGTGAACGTCTTGAGCTTGTACGGGCCCGAGCCGACCGGGGTGCGGTTGGGCCAGGTCTCCGGGTTCTCGACCTTCTCCCAGATGTGCTTGGGCACGATGAACGTCTGGATGATCTTGTTCTGGTTGACGAACTGGGATTCCTTGAAGGTCAGGACGACCTTCTTGCCCTCGACGGCCACCCCGTCGAAGGGGATGCCGTTGCCGTTCAGCGCCGGGTGCTTCTTCAGCAGCTCGAAGGTGTACGCGACGTCCGCGGAGGTCAGCGGCTTGCCGTCGGCCCACTTGGCCTTGTCGTCGAGGGTGAAGGTGACCTTGGTGAAGTTGGACTCCCACGTCCAGTCCGTCGCCAGCCAGGGGTCGGCCTTGTCGGTGGGGCGGATCTGGTTCGTCATCGTCAGCGGCTCGTAGATCATGTAGCGGTAGCCGAGCACGGCGCCCGCCGACGTCGACAGGAACGGGTTGCTGTTGTTCGTCTGCGGCCCGTCCGGCTTGCCGATGGTCAGTACGCCGGAGGCACCGGCGCCGCCCCCTTTGTTGGCGCCCGAGTTGGCGGACGAGCAACCGGTGGCGAGTGCGACCACGGCGGTGGCGACGGCGACCGCTCTGAGCGTGGTGTGACGGCGTGCGGACATGGCGACTCCAGGAAGGACTGCGGGTCTGGGAGATCCGGGATACGGGCAGCGCTCGGCGCGCCGGTTACGGGCGGTGCGACTTACGGGTGATGCGTCGTGGAGGACTTCAGGAACGGACGGGGCCCGTCGGGGCCCTGTCCGTCACGGCGCCGATTGGCGCACGACCAGTTCGGTGGGCAGCACGACCGGTCCGTCCGGTACGGCGGTGCCGCCGAGGTGGGAGAGCAGCAGCCGCGCCGCCGTTTCGCCCATCTGCCGGGTGGGCTGGTGCACGGTGGTGAGAGGCGGTTCGGTGTGTTCGGCCATCGGGATGTCGTCGAAGCCGACCACGGCGATGTCGTCCGGCACGCGGCGTCCCGCGGCCCGCAGGGCCCGCAGGACGCCTGCCGCACTGATGTCGTTGTGGGCGAAGACCGAGTCGAACTCCGTGCCGGAGGCGAGGAGTTGTTCCACCGCCAGCCGGCCGCAGCGTTCGGTGAAGTCTCCGCTCACGACCAGGTCGGTGGGCAGGACCGACCGGAACCCCGCAAGCCGGTCGCGTACGCAGCCGAAGTGCTCGGGTCCGGTGAGGACCAGGGGCCTGGTGCGTCCGGCTGCCTGCAGATGGCGGGCGGCGGACGCGCCTCCCTCGTGGTTGGTGGTCACGACGGAGGGGAATTCGGGGTGGTGGCCGCGATCGTCGATGAGCACGATCGGCAGGCCGGACCGGTGCAGTTCGGTGAGGTGGGCCAGGGTGTTCTCCGGTTCGACGACGACGAGTCCGTCGAAGGCGCGCGCCGACACCTGGCTGGTGAAGCGCTCCACGGACTCGGCACCCCGGTTGCAGGTGAAGAGCAGCAGTCCGTAGTCGGCGGCCTCAACGGTGTCGACGACGCCCTGGAGCACTTCGCCCATCCACGGCCAGGTCAGCGAGGGCACCAGCATCCCGACCGTGCGGCTGCTGCCGCGGGCCAGTCCGACGGCGCCGGAGCTGGGCACATAACCGAGGTTGGCGATCACTTCACGAACGCGGGCCGCCGTTGAACCGTCGACCTCGCCCTTGGTGTTGATGACCCGGGACACGGTCGTCTTGCTGACGCCGGCCTCACGGGCGACATCGGCGATGGTGACACGCAACGGGGCCTCCAGGGACAAGGCAGGACAGGGCAGGGCAAGCGGTGGACCACGACTTCGGTACCGGTTCCGCAACCGGTACCGGAACCGGTACCGGCGTTGCGGCTGGAGTTAACCCCGCTGGAACAGGGCCGTCAATACTTCACACCGAGATTGGTCCGTACCCATCGTCGAAGCAGGTCCGAGAGCCCATTCGTTCACTTCTTGAATGCGCCTACCTCTTGACGCGGACACGTAAGAGCAGTTCACTCACGCCTCGATCGACGGCACTTCCCCCACGCCCCTGCCGAGAAAGGCAGCAGCCCATGATCCGAACAAACAGAGCGGCGAGAGTCATCGTCGCCACGGCGCTCGCGACCGCAGGCCTGGCCGGGCTCTCCTCCGGTACCGCACAGGCGGCCGGCGAGACCGTGAACATCGTGCTGACCACGACGGACGACTCCGGCGGCCGCCATGTGACCCGCGGTCTCCAGGCGCAGACACCCGTCGCCTTCGGCGCGGGCAACGGCGGCTCGGGCACGAACATCACGGTCGACGAGAACACCCGGTACCAGACCTTCACCGGCGGCGGCGCCTCGTTCACGGACACGGCGGCGTGGCTGATGAAGGGCAGCGGCGCGCTGAGCCAGGCGACCCGCGACGAGACGATGA includes these proteins:
- a CDS encoding ABC transporter permease, with amino-acid sequence MAVTATDTAVLEGVPAPAAPTSRARFRFLRGGKARTGLLILGFFVILAVAGPWLAPYDPDMMSDELLQAPSAAHWFGTTQTGQDVLSQILVGTRGVLVVGFIAGILATALSVLIGVSAGFLGGAADEILSMLSNIFLVIPGLPLIIIIASFVPDTGDLLIASVIALTSWAWGSRILRAQTLSLRRRDYVEAARATGESTWRIILFEIMPNLTAVIASGFVGTVIFAILSEITLAFIGVADISHWNWGTVLFWAQSNQALAQGAWWWFVPAGLCIALLGTALALINFGIDEFVNPRLRTATGASRKVKMRVGFTPVARTDRTGTHAARTGTRTKEQSE
- a CDS encoding ABC transporter substrate-binding protein; translation: MSARRHTTLRAVAVATAVVALATGCSSANSGANKGGGAGASGVLTIGKPDGPQTNNSNPFLSTSAGAVLGYRYMIYEPLTMTNQIRPTDKADPWLATDWTWESNFTKVTFTLDDKAKWADGKPLTSADVAYTFELLKKHPALNGNGIPFDGVAVEGKKVVLTFKESQFVNQNKIIQTFIVPKHIWEKVENPETWPNRTPVGSGPYKLKTFTPQTTTLTATPTYWKGKTKVKELRYTAYNDNSAATTALAGGKVEWSFVFMPNYKQLYVAKDPKNHKLWFPSGLGIHGLWFNTARKPFDNPALRKAMAMVVDRRAIHVQAQATLYPEITNPTGIPLPAGESFLAPEYKDATTKPDVAGAKKILDEAGFKLSGGVLKDPSGKPVKLTFTDPAGWNDYITGLSIIKDSIKELGIEAKVKTQTAEAWGNDVATGNFDATLHWTNSGATPYDLYQNIMDGAILQPIGKSSQLGNFGRFKSPEATAALKEYANATDDATRTKALNVIQKIMVEEAPVIPTAAAPIGAEYSTKNWVGWPTEASPYAPPQHTQPTALEIVLNLTPAK
- a CDS encoding LacI family DNA-binding transcriptional regulator, which codes for MRVTIADVAREAGVSKTTVSRVINTKGEVDGSTAARVREVIANLGYVPSSGAVGLARGSSRTVGMLVPSLTWPWMGEVLQGVVDTVEAADYGLLLFTCNRGAESVERFTSQVSARAFDGLVVVEPENTLAHLTELHRSGLPIVLIDDRGHHPEFPSVVTTNHEGGASAARHLQAAGRTRPLVLTGPEHFGCVRDRLAGFRSVLPTDLVVSGDFTERCGRLAVEQLLASGTEFDSVFAHNDISAAGVLRALRAAGRRVPDDIAVVGFDDIPMAEHTEPPLTTVHQPTRQMGETAARLLLSHLGGTAVPDGPVVLPTELVVRQSAP
- a CDS encoding ABC transporter ATP-binding protein, with product MSTEQSHDVHTETDVVLEARGVTKHFPVRRTGGDILARRRRTVHAVDDVSLKLRRGTVTALVGESGSGKSTVARLLAQLYPLTEGEIHMGGKAVKAGRGRSFRSYVKQVQLIFQDPFASLNPVHTVRYHLTRALKIHGRAGNGEVDLEKNLAALLERVQLTPPQQFLEKFPHELSGGQRQRVAIARALGADPQVLLADEPVSMLDVSIRLGVLNLLRDLKERMHLAILYITHDIASARYFADTTLVMYAGRIVEGGDSETVTQRPAHPYTQLLIASAPDPDRVADEQAQEETGSGEPPSLIAPPDGCRFHPRCPKAMERCRTELPPRFDLADGQWAACWLYDGTTAQGAGK
- a CDS encoding ABC transporter permease yields the protein MKYMLQRLAFYAVTAWAAITINFLIPRLMPGDPVEALISRYQGQLDTSAIASLKALFGLDDNQSIWEQYTDYWSHLLDGDLGLSFTFFPTPVGEVISQSLPWTLALVGVTTMISFLLGTGIGVYSGWRRGSWLDGLLPVTTFISAIPYFWLGLIAIALFAVKWPLFPAAGGYDSSLVPAFDWPFISSALYHAVLPGVTIVLSAIAGWILGMRNMMVTVSSEDYVMVAQAKGLSERRVMFGYAARNAILPNISGFALSLGFIVGGTLLVEMVFSYPGIGYQLFLAVGAKDYPLMQGVFLIITLSVLAANLLADMIYALLDPRTRKEA